The Pontibacter pudoricolor genome contains a region encoding:
- a CDS encoding polyprenol monophosphomannose synthase, with the protein MKESLVIIPTYNERENIEAIVRKVMSLAHPFHLLIIDDNSPDGTANIVRDLQPEYPERLYLETRMGKLGLGTAYIHGFKYALRNGYEYIFEMDADFSHNPDDLIKLHDACAVDGYDLAIGSRYIQGVNVVNWPMNRVLMSWFASWYVRLITGMPIADTTAGFKCYRRQVLKTIQLNKIRFVGYAFQIEMKFLSYKYGFKIKEVPIIFTDRTKGHSKMSSGIFKEAVLGVLKMKVNSFFRHFDRY; encoded by the coding sequence ATGAAAGAATCGTTGGTGATCATCCCAACCTATAATGAACGGGAGAACATTGAAGCTATAGTTCGGAAAGTGATGTCACTGGCTCACCCCTTTCATCTTTTGATCATCGACGACAACTCCCCTGACGGCACTGCCAACATTGTACGCGACCTGCAACCCGAGTACCCGGAGCGCCTTTACCTCGAAACCCGTATGGGCAAGCTTGGTTTAGGTACCGCTTATATCCATGGTTTTAAATATGCGTTGCGCAATGGCTATGAGTATATTTTTGAGATGGATGCCGACTTCTCGCATAACCCCGACGACCTTATTAAGCTGCATGATGCCTGTGCTGTAGATGGCTACGATCTGGCCATTGGCAGCCGCTACATACAAGGTGTGAATGTAGTTAACTGGCCTATGAACCGTGTACTCATGTCCTGGTTTGCCAGCTGGTATGTGCGCCTTATAACCGGAATGCCCATTGCTGATACAACTGCCGGCTTTAAATGCTACCGCCGCCAGGTGCTTAAAACGATACAGCTTAACAAGATCAGGTTTGTGGGCTATGCTTTCCAGATCGAGATGAAGTTCCTGTCTTACAAGTATGGCTTCAAAATAAAGGAAGTGCCCATCATTTTTACCGACCGCACCAAAGGGCATTCTAAAATGTCGTCCGGGATATTTAAAGAGGCTGTATTAGGAGTGCTTAAAATGAAAGTGAACAGTTTCTTCCGCCACTTCGACCGTTACTAA
- the hemG gene encoding protoporphyrinogen oxidase codes for MRVAIIGAGISGLALAYYLQKLGVPYDLFEASENVGGNIKTVKESGYLLELGPNSLQVTPELKTLLQELKLEREVVPAAQAGYQRYVLHNGSYEKLPANPFSLLSNTFFSWKTKLRILREKEIPPADIDYETIAQFFERRFGHGVINYAVNPFIAGIYGGDPEKLLVRKALPALKELENNYGSVLKGLMQQKSDQLTHQNISFANGMQTLPNAIAEKLISLHTGHRVEMITRNQGKYIISCATTGDYDTQEYNLLVLALPALQAAELLHYTFPGMAAALQNIHYPPMAVVHSVYNRNDVSHELDGYGALHPKAECPFAVSSVWSSSLFEGRCRPHEVLFTSFVGGAQFEQHALTHKDELMACVHKELEVTYGIKADKPVFQHMYLWEHSIPQYDLYIEDAHHMAERLEQEGLFIAANWQAGVSVVGCIRHAKELAHKINLKRPAPSIAE; via the coding sequence ATGAGAGTGGCGATTATTGGTGCAGGAATTTCGGGATTGGCGCTGGCTTATTACCTGCAAAAGCTTGGAGTACCTTATGACCTTTTTGAAGCGAGTGAAAATGTTGGTGGTAATATAAAAACGGTAAAGGAAAGCGGATATCTTTTAGAACTCGGTCCAAACTCGCTGCAAGTTACCCCTGAACTAAAAACCCTTCTCCAGGAATTAAAACTGGAACGGGAAGTAGTACCAGCCGCACAGGCAGGTTATCAGCGGTATGTACTTCACAATGGATCCTACGAAAAGCTTCCGGCAAATCCTTTCTCTCTCCTATCCAACACTTTCTTTTCCTGGAAGACGAAGCTGCGCATCCTCAGAGAAAAAGAAATTCCGCCTGCAGACATAGATTACGAAACCATAGCCCAGTTTTTTGAACGACGATTTGGGCATGGCGTTATCAACTATGCTGTTAATCCGTTTATAGCAGGCATATATGGCGGCGACCCTGAGAAACTGCTTGTTCGTAAAGCTCTCCCGGCACTGAAGGAACTGGAGAATAACTATGGCTCAGTGCTCAAAGGCCTGATGCAACAAAAGAGTGACCAGCTTACGCATCAAAACATTTCGTTTGCAAACGGAATGCAGACCCTGCCAAATGCCATTGCCGAAAAACTTATTTCGCTGCATACCGGGCATCGCGTAGAAATGATTACCCGCAACCAGGGCAAATATATTATAAGCTGTGCCACCACCGGCGACTACGACACCCAGGAATATAACCTGCTGGTACTGGCGCTGCCGGCACTTCAGGCCGCAGAATTGCTGCATTATACATTTCCGGGAATGGCGGCAGCGCTACAAAACATACATTACCCGCCTATGGCTGTTGTGCACTCGGTATACAACCGCAACGATGTAAGCCATGAACTTGATGGATACGGAGCCCTGCATCCTAAAGCTGAATGCCCGTTTGCAGTGAGTTCTGTCTGGTCCAGCTCCTTATTTGAAGGGCGATGCCGCCCGCATGAGGTATTATTTACCAGTTTTGTTGGTGGTGCACAGTTTGAACAACACGCCCTCACCCATAAGGATGAACTGATGGCGTGTGTGCACAAGGAACTTGAAGTTACTTACGGCATAAAAGCTGATAAACCAGTGTTTCAGCACATGTACCTTTGGGAACATTCCATTCCGCAATACGATCTGTATATTGAAGATGCGCACCACATGGCAGAAAGGCTGGAACAAGAGGGCCTGTTTATAGCTGCCAACTGGCAAGCCGGTGTATCCGTGGTTGGTTGCATTCGTCATGCTAAAGAACTGGCTCACAAAATTAATTTAAAAAGGCCCGCACCATCAATAGCTGAATAG